CAGAGGAGCCATTCgtttgtgttgttgttgaggAGAGTAATAATGAGGCTGTTTGCTGGAGGACTAATGCAAAATCATATTTCGTGGTTTGATACAGATGCGGTTAAGAAAAATCGATGATGTTACGTTGAGATGAGATGTAATGGTAAAATAGTAGAACACCCCATTTACACCACTCAATGAATCTAGCTTCCACGTGTGGAGGGACAAAGCGATTGGATGCCATTGATTGTCATTGTCATATCCAGTCTTGTTGAACTGATCTACAAATGTCCGTAAAACATTCAACAAGTAAGTCGTGTGTTGTTTatatctaatataataatataataatatatgccatttagctgacgcttttatccaaagcgacttacagtcatgtgtgcatacattctacgtatgggtggtcccgggaatcgaacccactaccctggcgttacaagcgccatgctctaccaactgagccacagaagggcCACATATCTAAGAAGAGCTTTAACAATGTGTGAATTGAGAGCAATACTGTAACGCGGGGAATATCATGAAGCCTATAGCTGAGCCATTTCTTTTTTTTAGGTTTTGTAGTTTATTATGTACAATTTGTGTTTAGGGCAGTCACCACTCCATTCGTGAGTTTGGCTTCTACATTTTAGCAAAGGAGACGGGCGCAAATACAACCTTAAACAGGGCTTAAGCCTAGCTGTGTAACGTCCTGACATCCGGAGAGTAGGGTAGTTAGGAACCACGTCACAGTGCACGCTGACGGCTGATGAACGAGGCTTTTATAGTCTAAACCCACACCACCACCTACTGGGGGTTTGGAGTCTCATAGAAAATATATCACCAGACTTGTAAAGATAGGAACAAAACTAATTGGATGGGAACCATCTTGGTTGTGTCCTTCCCGCTATTGCCCCACAGATCCTTTGTCGTGCTGTTTAGTGCAGACATTCATCCAACGACGAACCAGCCAGTTGACCTCGACTGATAGGATTGTTTCGATATCAAATGCCAACATAAGATGAAAGAACATCAAATAAGATGACCACCGAAATGTGAGGAAATCACATGGGGTGGATGGGAAAGGTCATATGTTGAAGTGGATTAAATTAGGCATATCTGTGCTAAATATCGTGATTATGTCCCTACAACAGTGCAGCTGTGTTGCTTCTCAAAATGTATTTGATAATCaatttcacattttttttttattagatTGTTGCTCATCATGTGGCCCACATTTCTAAAGATTGAGTGTATCATTTAAAACGTTTggtgttttcttcttcttttttccaGGTGACATCAGTTGCAAGGGGATGACCGAGCGCATTCATAACATCAATCTCCACAACTTCAGCAATTCTGTACTTGAGACCCTCAATGAGCAGCGCAACCGCGGGCACTTCTGTGACGTGACTGTTCGGATCCATGGAAGCATGCTGCGAGCCCACCGCTGCGTGCTGGCCGCTGGGAGCCCCTTCTTTCAGGACAAGCTGCTCCTGGGCTACAGTGACATTGAGGTCCCCTCTGTGGTCTCGGTGCAGTCCATCCAGAAGCTGATAGACTTCATGTACAGTGGGGTCCTGCGGGTTTCCCAATCGGAAGCTCTCCAGATCCTCACTGCTGCCAGCATACTGCAGATCAAAACGGTCATCGATGAGTGCACCCGCATCGTGTCCCAGAATGTGGGCCTGGCCGGGCCAGTGGGGTTCCCTGTCAACCCAGGAGACTCTGGGCAGGAGACGCCCCGGGGCACACCTGAGTCAGGCACCTCTGGGCCCAGCAGCGATGCAGAGTCAGTGTACATGCAGGCCACATCTCAGCAGAACCTAGAGCGTGCGTACACATCGCATTACTCCTACTCCGGCCTTTCACTGCAGAATGGAACCCGTGAGCGCTCCCACTACGTAACCAGTATGACAACAAGCTACGACCCAGCCCTCGGCACGCAGAAGGACCAGCATGACCAGGACCCGCCGTGGATCACCCGCATCCATGAGAGGTCACAGCAGATGGAACGCTTCCTCTCCACCCCTGAGACCACCCACTGCCGCAAGCAGCCCCGACCGGTACGCATACAGACAGGAGGCGTTCACATAAAGCAGGAGGCAGAGGACGAGTACAGCAGCTATGGTATGGATGAGTGCACAGAAGACACAGAACACGTTGAGGGTGTGGAGAGTGAGCCGAAGGGTGAAAGCTTTGACTCAGGGGTAAGCTCCTCCATCGGTACTGAGCCAGACTCCGTGGATCAGCAGCAGTACCTGCTTGGCTTTGGGAGGGAAGGGGTTGGAGAGGGGCAACAGTGCGAGGGGACCCCAGTGCAGATCGATGTCAATGACTCCTCCCCAGAGCAGATGCATGAGACGGAGGACAGGGGCACATCCCACGGCACTAGCGACAGTAACATGTTGCAGCCCCTGCCCAACCCAATCATGGCCCAGTCCCTGCCAAGTGCCCCACTCTATATGCGCCAGGCCGAATCTCACACCAGCAACCTGAGGATGCCGCTCACCATGACCAGCAACACCCAGGTAATGGGCACGGCCAGCAACTCCTACCTGCCCAACCTCTTTGCCACACAGTCGGCCAGCAACAACAAGCCCTTCCTCTTCAGCCTGCCACAGTCCATGGGAGGCCAACAGACCCAGTTTGTGGCCGTTCCGCCCCCTTGTATGCCCCCATTCTCTCAGCAGTTGATGGTACAGCAGCAGGCAGTGCGGGAACAGCAACAGGCGGCCCAGATGGGACAGGGGGAGAAGAAGCCCTATGAGTGCACTCTGTGCACTAAAACCTTTACTGCTAAACAGAACTATGTCAAACACATGTTTGTGCACACTGGTGAGTACACTAGCTCCTCTTACCATTTTGCATGTAACACTAGTATATTGCCATGAGTGGTTTGTGGTTCAAATAATTTCCCTGTACATTTGCAAACATAAAATACACAAACGCAATGAATGGTTCTTTAAGTTAACATGTAGCAATGGATAAATATTTATTGTGTTTAATGGCTTGAAGTATGTAGGATATTTCTTGATGGATGACTAAGAGCAAACAAATATTTTACTAGCATAAGGGAAATTACATAGGTTTTCTGTGCATGAAAGAACTATTCATTTTAGGGATTGACATCAAGGGTTCCCCTACTGGCCGGGCAAGTGAACTTTCTGGTTTCTCCCCTTATTGAATTCATGGCAGTCGGGCAAGTTGAGCCTGCTCTGTGGTTTCCCCATTGGTCaggtagtttaaaaaaaaactgaaaacaacCAAACTGCAAATAATTCCAGTAGCTTAAATATGATCTTTTTTGATTCCTCCCCATGTTTTAAGTGAAAGACAGAACATTTCTGGCATTTTATGGCCCtagtttttttttacacaaaGAAATGCCATCAATTGTCTTCACTTAAACAATGGGGAGGAACCAGAAATATCAGTTTTAGGCTACCTTAATGTCAATCCCTGATTTTGATTCAGCTGAGCGGTACAAATGAGTTCTAAGGCTCTGTCACAttgaaaaatgaactttggcaGCCTGCATCATAGctgatatttctgtatttgattAATACAGTGAGCGATACTTAAGGTCCTGTATGGTTGCCAATGAAGCTCGTCCTGTAAAATATGACACATTGATTACTATTTGTAATTTAGAGTTTTATCAGTGGGTGGTGATTGGTGCATAAATatgaaaaatgtttaaaaaagagGGATGGCAACTACCACTGAGCAGGAAGGGGTTCTAATTCTACCAGAATTCATAAACGGGCTCTTTATATTCCAGTTAAGAGCAGAATTATgctattttaaatattttctaaAATATATTCAAGCCGAGATACTTATTCGTAAACAGATGGAGGACGAGTGTGCAGATCAACAATGGTTGCTTGGCAGTGAGGTCAAACTTTGTTAGGGCATTGGTTTGAACTTTTTTTGTGACGGGCACAGTCCTCATTTATTTTCAAAATGACATTTTCAAGGCTACATTGGAAGAATCGAGTTGCGCTGTCGGTGTCCTTCGTTGTTTAGCACGGTTTTGTGTTTTCCTGTCTCCCATTTTTCCTCCTAATGACTGTGACTTCTGTGTATATCCAGGTGAGAAACCACACCAGTGCAGCATCTGCTGGCGCTCGTTCTCCCTGAAGGATTACCTAATCAAACACATGGTCACACACACAGGGGTGCGTGCCTACCAGTGCAGCATCTGCAACAAACGCTTCACCCAAAAGAGCTCCCTCAACGTCCACATGCGGCTGCACCGTGGAGAGAAGTCCTACGAGTGCTACATCTGCAAGAAGAAGTTCTCGCACAAGACCCTGCTGGAGAGACACATGGCTCTGCACAGCACAGCGGGCGCCGTCACAGGTCTGTCGGGGGCAGCAGGCGCCGGTGGTCCCGTCTCCATCCCCATGGCCGTGCCCGAACCCGGCGCCGGAGTGGTGGCCCTCGCCATGCCCGTCAGCGGAGGTGCCGGAATAGGGGGTGGGGTCGGAACAGGAGTGGGTGTGGCTGCGGAGGCAAGCTGCCAAGAAGGGACCACCTACGTGTGCTCCGTCTGTCCTGCCAAGTTCGACCAAATTGAGCACTTCAATGACCACATGCGAATGCATGTCTCCGATGGATAAGTACAAATAGATGCACTTCTTTTAAAAAAAGAATGAAAAAGAAAAATGGCactagatttttttattttgggGCATGAAGAGTAATGAGTATAGACACTGGCACATTAAGTTTCCCAGAAAggagtttttttgttgttattctaaAAGAAAAACAAGATGGTGGCCTTAAGGCTTTGTAGTTTGATATTGATCCACTGGATGGATCCTTACTACAGGCCTCTAAATGTATGCTTTCCTAAAATTACTGATTTATGTGTTGAACACTACCGAAAGGCCTAcgaaagaaacacacacatacacaaattcAAACTTACAcacctatatacagtatagatatatGTTTGTATGAGTGtatgtgttcatgtgtgtatgtgtgtgcttgtgtatttgtatgtgtgcgtgactgcttgtgtgtgtgtgtgtgtgtgtgtgtgcgcgtgtgcaaaCATTGCCATGAAATTTCTAACATGGTAAATGTGATCCCATATTGACCGTTTTGGGCACTATAGGCGTCCAAGCTTACTGTGGTATGATTttcaaataaacaacaaaaaaaaaaatctggctTGGGCTAAAGATTCCCTCTTAAAAAATATTGTTGGTCACAAGTTTGCCTTCTTATGTCGGATAAGAAAAGGAGAGTAATTCATTTGACACtgggtttttatttattattatggtATCGAGGGATTAAAATGCAGCTGTTGTGGAGGTACAAGATGATTTGACTAATTGTACTGAAATGTAACTTCCTGTGAGTGGGTATAGGAATGGTTATTTGGTTAATGTTTTACTGTCCATGCAGTTTGATGGTTCAGGTTAAGTTGACGAAATTAGGGTTGTTGATAAGACAGTATCTgagcaacaaacaaacaaaaagtaATATTGTTAGGAGTTTATTTCGTTTGCATACACTGCCACTAATATCTTAGAAGACTGTTCAGGCTACAACTTATTAACAGAAGACAGAAGAAAGTTCTTCTTGACTTAATCTGTTTCTAAATTATGGTTTAGTTCTATGAAGAGGATTTGACATGTGCAGTTGTGGCAGGCTTGAGTATGTCACCAGACTTATCATGATTGCTGTTCCCACAACGTGTACCAGACTGTTATCAGCTGTAGATTACGACGCGATTCGTCATTATTACTATTATCGTTCAAATtatttaaacaaatatatatatatatatattatttgatAATGGAATGATTTACCAAGGAAGTTTAAGACAGCCGTCAAATGGATTACCGGTGAATTGAGAATGATTCTGTGAACTTGCATTGGACATAAATATCATCCTATGACCTAAAACTCTTGTCTACCCTGTTCCTAAGGATATGACCCAGCTATTTGAGCAGGTGGAGAAAATGAAATGCACTACTCCTGAAATCTTAGCTCCACCTGGTGGCCCAAATGACATGCCATGTCCGGACATGACATGCAGACAAGAGAGACACGAGGCAAAATAAAGCATGATAACATATACCCGGGTCAATAATTAGCCTACTTCATAATATACCACAATTTGCAGATGGACTTTCCAGACAATAAGATACATTCCTGTTTTCACCGGATACCTAGACACAAGTGTGTACAGAATAGATTTGGGAGTAGGGAGTGGGGAGACCGTTCGAGTGTCACGTCACTCAGAGGCTCTGCTCTGATATTTGTCTTGTTGTTCTTTGCATTTTATCCAAAATAAGACAGACACGTCTGCCTGCAACTGCAATCTGACGTTTTTGCTCATTTCATTTGAGTagacaccttttttttttttagttacaACGATGAGATCGTAACTAACCACAATTACAGTACAGTCTGAAAACAATATGTTGTAGATAGAAACAAAGTGCTGCATTGCAAATTTTCTTCAAATGCCTGTGCTTAATATTGAATTGTTTTACTTAAGAAATTAAATTCTAtgattttcgttttttttttattttctaaaggaaaaaaaaaatatttcttaAAAGCTTGATAAGAGGACTGCATTATTTTCTTGCATATGTGTTGCACTGCTTAAACCGATAAGTGCACTACTGTTACCAGAGATATTTTAGTTTTAGAGAATAATAATCATTTTTTATCGAATGTTTGGTTGTAGAATTCACGTATTAGAGTAGCTTTTGTTCTATTTTTCGATAAGGTAATTCAACGTTTCTTGGCTTTTGTTATTGCTTGCTACTATATGTATTGacttgtgccgtgtttgtgcaagcatttattttttattcaaaTCCGAACCATCGTGTGAGCTTCTCTCTGTTCTTACCCTTTTTAAATGCATTCTTTACAGGAGTTAATCCCTTCTAACAGCAGTTATCACACTGCATACATTAGAACAGATGCTGAATTTTCATACAAAAAGCATTCATGCCAAATGatacacccccccaaaaaaaacctaacttttttttatatatagtgTGCGTGGACATAAATGATACACATAAATCATAGGCGTGTTTTAGACATTTCTTTGGGAATAAGAGGGTGGGTGGGAGATTGTACGAAGCTTATTTGCTATTTGTAAATTGTTTCACAAGTGTGTGTCTCTCGTGTtttgtatgtctgtgtgagtgtttgtgtgtgttgtataaTCAAACTGTTGGTGTCCCAAGTGGATGTGTAATACCTGAACTGTAGGGCTTCCTTTGCAATATGCAGTGCAGGTACTATGAGAAGCAGCTTTTGCTAACCCTCATGGGCTAATAAACACATTTGTGATGCACATTTACGAAGACATCTATTGATCAAACATTGATACTGGTAAATAACACTGCCCCTATTGGAAGAAGTATATGGCATTTTGTGCCTAGTGCTTTAGTTACCTTCATTCAGCTGGTTGCTATTTGGAAAGGCAAGGTGTACCTGAGAAAAGTCTCCCGCCAAGCTTCACTGTGTTCTATCTTTGTCTCTTTCAAATGGGATAAACAAGGACGTGATGAGGGACTGTAATTAAACATAGATCACAAAGTTCGGATATCCTCATATCAGAAACAACGGACCTACTGCATGCATCAGAGCGGTGTCTTCATATTATGTCATAGTCTCCATCTGGTCACTGAATAGCATGTGGTTGTCAAAGCGAAGGAAACGATGTACACTCCCCTACGTGTTTTGTGGAACAGTGAATCTACATGTTTAATTTGTCTCTATACACCAGcatattttcatacatatctgtttttaccgtttagaaatgaaagcacgtTATGTATGTAGTCCCCCCAGTTGAACGTATTAGAAGTATTTGGACgaattcacttatagtgtattatATTTAGTCAAAAGTTTATTacttggtcccatattcctaacaCGCAATGagtacatcaagcttgtgactacaaacctgttggatgcatttgcagatCATATTGGTTGTGCTGTTGTGCTGTTGTGCTGTGCCCACTAGAAATGAATGGTACATAATGTGTAGTGtattttggagtcactttcattgtaaattagaatatCATATTTCTGAACGATTATAAATTAaggtggatgctaccatgattatggataattaTGAATGAATCGTCAATAATGATGTGTGATAAAGTTACAGAGACATAAATatcatgcccccccccccaaaaaaaatggtaacctccctgttattggtaatgacGAGAGGATAGCATGTTTTGAGGGATCTTTGTGCAACTGTAACTTGGTACATTAATGTAAAAGTGTCCAGAAACATATtcttttcttatttacaataaaagcgACACCAAAATGGCACAATAAGTATtcactataagtgaatttgtccaatattTAAAATGGGGAGGACgagatacataaagtgctttcatttctaagcGGTAAATATTCTGTACTGGCGCTTCATAAGACAATATTAAACGTTTTAGCTTcgctgtccaaataaatacgtaGGTGAGTGTATGTGACTTGTGATTGGCCAGCAGTGTGttatcctctgctgcagagatcTCTAGGGGGAACATAAGCCTATACCTGCTTCTACTCTATAGCTTCAATTGCCACACTAAGTCAAGGAACACTGAATGGCTGCATGCAATGTTAATTTGTCTCTATTCTTGGAGGACTCTCTGTAGGCGTAGGTTTGCTGAGGCAATGTCCTTAACAGATGGCTACAGTATGTAAGGGACTGCTGTGATCTATTTTGATCACATGTTATTGCTCTGGCatacagttgttgttgttggtgttggtgttggtggtaGTGTTCAGGGCCGTAAACCAGGGTCTTAGTCCGGACTGTTTTAAGAAAGCTGAAGCTCATTTACTGCATTTCGATacagtttttaaaatattttttgaaaTGCTATTTGGAGAACAGCAAACGTGA
The Oncorhynchus keta strain PuntledgeMale-10-30-2019 chromosome 11, Oket_V2, whole genome shotgun sequence genome window above contains:
- the LOC118390475 gene encoding zinc finger and BTB domain-containing protein 20-like, giving the protein MTERIHNINLHNFSNSVLETLNEQRNRGHFCDVTVRIHGSMLRAHRCVLAAGSPFFQDKLLLGYSDIEVPSVVSVQSIQKLIDFMYSGVLRVSQSEALQILTAASILQIKTVIDECTRIVSQNVGLAGPVGFPVNPGDSGQETPRGTPESGTSGPSSDAESVYMQATSQQNLERAYTSHYSYSGLSLQNGTRERSHYVTSMTTSYDPALGTQKDQHDQDPPWITRIHERSQQMERFLSTPETTHCRKQPRPVRIQTGGVHIKQEAEDEYSSYGMDECTEDTEHVEGVESEPKGESFDSGVSSSIGTEPDSVDQQQYLLGFGREGVGEGQQCEGTPVQIDVNDSSPEQMHETEDRGTSHGTSDSNMLQPLPNPIMAQSLPSAPLYMRQAESHTSNLRMPLTMTSNTQVMGTASNSYLPNLFATQSASNNKPFLFSLPQSMGGQQTQFVAVPPPCMPPFSQQLMVQQQAVREQQQAAQMGQGEKKPYECTLCTKTFTAKQNYVKHMFVHTGEKPHQCSICWRSFSLKDYLIKHMVTHTGVRAYQCSICNKRFTQKSSLNVHMRLHRGEKSYECYICKKKFSHKTLLERHMALHSTAGAVTGLSGAAGAGGPVSIPMAVPEPGAGVVALAMPVSGGAGIGGGVGTGVGVAAEASCQEGTTYVCSVCPAKFDQIEHFNDHMRMHVSDG